The genomic stretch CTCGCACCTcctgcggggcaggggctgggtcACACGCTGGTAGCCAGGGGCCAGGAGGGCCAGAGCCCACGGACACCAGGAGCCACAGCCAGGGCCTCGCTCTAGCCCCCGCaggagcagccccggccccctcccctccattcCCTCTGCCCCGCAGCGCGTCCTCATCAGGTGCCTGCCCCGGGGGACCCACGGCCCCTGCCGGGGCCATCTCCTGGACCCCGGGCCACCCCAGCAGCCTTGCTGGGGACCTCGGCCAGCTGGCAGAGCTCATCGCCCTCCCCGAACCGCGACAGGGTGGGGGTCCCGCAGCACCCGGCcgcctgcccaccccccccccccgggccccgaCCGTCTCACAGGCCAGCCCCCCCGCTGTCCCCCGCCACAGAGCCGCACCAGCGCGGGGCCGTCGGGACCGGCGGCTGGCAGCAGCCCGAAGGCGGCGGCGCGCAGGGCCAGGCCATGGGCGGCCTCCGGGGGGAGAGCGCGGAGCGCGGGCATCACCGCCGTGTAGAGCCGCTCGTcgcccgccgccagcgccgagcccagcagcagcccgcagcctcccagcgccgccgccagcgcccgCAGCCGCCCCTGCGGGAGGTGGTCAGCAGCGTGCCCGCAGcccgcaccggcaccggccctcgccccgcccgcagcccgcaccggcaccggccctcgccctgccccgccccgcccgcaccggccccggccctcactccgccccgccccgcccgcacCGGCCCTcgccccgcccgcagcccgcaccggcaccggccccgccccgcccgccccggccctcgccctgccccgccccgcccgccccggccccggccccggccccggccctcactccgccccgccccgcccgcacCGGCCCTcgccccgcccgcagcccgcaccggcaccggccCTCGCCCCACCCCCGCCCGCAGCCCATACCGGCACCgtgccccgccccgcccgcacCCTGTACCGGCCCTGGCCCCCGCCCCGAGTctgcagccccggccgcccccggccctccTGGGGACCCCGCGAGCACGCCCcgcccggccgagccccggctcctcccgccccctccccgggacccccgccccgcccagAGGCCCGCCGGCCGCTCACGCGCAGCGGCGCCGCCATCTGCTCTGCCCGACACGTGGAGGGGCGCTTCCGGGAGCCCGCCGCGATGATTGGCGGAAGCCGGGCCCTCCCAGCCAATAGAGCCGCAACAGGACTCGGGGCGGGCGGTGGGATAGGAGGACGAACCACGGGGACGGGACCCGTCCCCCGAGGGCGGGGCCTGGCGCGAGGCCGCCCCGACCCCGCCCACGGGCGGGACCCCCCGCGCGAGGAGGGCGACCCGGCCGCCACCGGAGGCCGAACCCCCGCAGCAGCGCTGCcgcaccgcccgctccccccaGAAGCGTCCCAGGGCCCGCCCGGACACCGCCGCTCATGCCTAGGCTTTATTAGAACCAGCCCCCGAGATACAAATACATCAGTAAGAGTTGTGTGGGAGTGTTACGTACAGACACGCTACACAGGAGAGATCACGCCACGCCCGGCCCTCCATCCCGCGCACCGGGACCCCACTGGCCAAGGGGAACGGCCGCCCCCGCTGCAGAGCGCCCTGCCCGCGCTCAGGCCAGGGACCGCCCGTGCCCTCGCCCAGGGGTAAGCAAGGTCACTGCCACGCATCCCGCCAGAGTCCCCCAGCCTCAGCTCCCCGTACGCCTTCAGCGACCAGCGAGAGAGGAGCCAGCGCGGCCCACAGCGCAGCCCACAGCGCAGCCAGCACACACCGCATCGCTCTAACCCTCTGCCCGGCCAGCTCGCACTACCAGCAGGTTCAGGCAGAACGGGGACAGTGCACAGCGCTGCCCTCCTCTGAACAGGCAACAGACGCCCGGCTGAGAACGCAGCGAAGGCCACGGAGGGCTCCCCCAGAGTCCAGAGGGAGCAAAAGAGGTCAGGCAAACCGCAACCAGAACCAGCCGGAGCCAGGGAGACGGCAGAAGCACCAGCGTGCTGCACAGCCTCAAGGGTGATGCTGCgtctcctccctgcctctgccccaatTAAGTTAGAAGTCTTACCAAAGGGACTTAACCAGCGTTACCCTACAGGCCATtgagcagagaggagcagctTGTGGGTGATGCTGCCCTTGAGCCCACCAAGAGAGAGCAGAGAACGCTGTCACATTTCAGCCTTCGCTTCCTTCTCTGtgggagggagagcagagccaCTGCGGAGGCAGCCAGGAAAAGCACCCAGACTGACAGGGGCTGTTCCCTGCTCCATCTCACAAGACTCCCCACAGTTCACCTCCTGGAGCAACAAAGATTGGGAAAGCGGCAGCATCTGGTTTAAGTACAGCAGGAAGAGAGCTCAAAAAGAGGAGTGCATTCATTTGAGGTTAATAAAGGAAACCAATTTCAAGGGGAGTCTGtttcagagagaagcagctgtcacagctcctgcccctcACACTGGAGTTACAGGCCAGtcagttttatgttttcttctttagctCCTCAAACCTCCGAGAAAGATCATCAAAGTCAATGtcttcagaggcagaagagtTGGCACCAGCAGAAGCTGTTGGCAGCGTATCTGGCACGGATGGTAATTCAGGCAACACAAAGTTATCAAAGGTATTAGGAGGTCCAGCTCTCGGTTTAGGAGAAGGTTCTGACTTGGGCCCAGGCCCTATTTAGAATAAGAGAAATATCATTTCACCTCACCATCATCACACTCTCACCAGGCCAAAGAGAGCCACACAAAAGAAAGGTTGTTCTACCAAAAAGGCAGTAccaatgtatttttctgaacaggACCAGTGGTCACACACCTCCAACTGCATGTAGACTCAACGGGGAAAAACACAAGGCTTCAGGTTTATATGGCTGCAAGAAGCTGCAGCTGTGGCAGATCTAGACTGGTGACCCTATCCTATGGCTGCACCAGACAGCAGGAGATCCCCCTCCACTGCCCATGGCCAGCTGCAGGTGGGCTGAAGCTCCCACATGCCTATGCTGGCTGGACTGCATCACAGGGATTCCAAGTTCTGGTGCTCTCCATTCCAACACCTCCTAAAAACATAGGCAGGTATCACATGCTGTCACCCGGCTGTCAAACTGAAGCATACAGCCAGATCCAGTGCACCCACAAGCCTATCTTCTTCAGCACGCATCACCAACGCTCCCCAGAGGATGCCATTAGATTGGCAGAAATCCTTGCTGGAGCTGGCAAGGGTCTACTTACTCTAAAAACCCTCTCCGCCCTCATCAAGTGCTAGAGATAGCAAGTGCTTTCAaaagacagagagcagaatCACACTGTACAGGGcaggagaatttttttatgatCCAATTACGACGCATGAAGCATCTTGTAAGCCTGTAGGCAGATTGACCAAGGGACAACAGCCATCTCTACTAGTCCTGCTCTGCTGTATGCAACCTCAGCGCTGACATTAATACAAACCTATCTACCCGCTTAGCGCTTACTTCTCTCATTCTGTTGCTGCAGAACAATATTATTTACGCTGTGCAAAAATATATTATCacttagagctgctgctttctcattttattctgCAATGCCCTATACTGGGTCTGATGAGACAGCTTAAGCTAGAGACCCAATACCGACTCCAAAGTCAAACTCCAGTTCTTGAGTTTCCCAGTGGAAGTCTGGATCCTCCCTGTTTTCAGAGGATACTCTCCACTTCTGTCAGAGTACGCTCCAAACTCAAATCCTGCTCTCAAGATGTCTCAAGTTCTACGCATTGTTCCCTATATGGGAAGCTTCCTCCCGGGGACGCTGGGATCCCAAACTAACCACAGTCCCTAACCACCCCAGGCTTCCCACACCTCTTGACATACTCACCAGCCACTGGTGCAGAAGCATCCTTGTCAGCATTAGGCTCATCAATCTGGAAAAGACTCTCAGTTACTACAGCTCTCTCCTACCACGCCCAGAATCACATAGGTGTGCAGACACTGCTCATGGGCAAAAGCAGCCACACCCCTGCAGAGCAATGCTTaccccaccccttccctccccaaggCGGCAGACAACCCTGGCCTCCAGCACACTCAAGAGAATCTACCTCTCTCCCCAAGAAAAGGaggcagtgctgcttctttcctctccctccctgtcaATCAAAGCAGCTTGACTGGATAAACAGAGCATATCCACTAGCAGatctaaaatatttatcaagGACGTAAGTGGGAGAAGACTGCCCTCTTCATCCACATAATCATGGCTactgcttcctttcttttcataaaCCATAGACAGGTCCTTGTAACCAGTAGCAAGGTACGAAATGACCCCATCTCAGGTCTTGGTCCGACTGGGATGAAGGCCCACAGCATGGTCAGTTGTGCTGGTGTAACTCCTCATTCCCTGGGAGCTGCAGTCAGTGCCATCTATCTCTACCCAGCCAACGACTGCTGCATCTGTGCTGGCATCTCCTGGACTCAAAGGCTGCTGTGCAGCTAGTACAAGCTGTTAGCACACACAGGTACTTGGCTACACTCATCCCCACTCAGGATATTGCAAAAACAGGAAGCAtgtcactgaaagcaaaatgagagGCATGATCAtgaactgcagcagaaaaaacataGACAAGCATAGAAAGAGAAGACTccagcctctccttccttgtccCCAAGGTCTGAGAAAAGTCTGGGAAAGGAAGAGTGTTTAAACATACATCATCTGCGTCAGCCAAAATTTTCATCCAGGCTAACTATGAATTAGTTCAAAAGCCATAATTAAACAGACTGAAGGTGATAAACCCTTCACATTGCAAAAACCCCGGAATCTCTGGACTCCACTTGTTAACTGTTTATCACCATTTTAACAAAGCAGTAAAACAGATCTTGGCTTTCCTTTGCAGCCAAAACACACAGCTGAATGAGGAACTTCTCACAAGTCATTCTCCCATCACATGCGCTCAGTGATTCACCGCACCCATAAGCGATGCCAAGTACCACCCCAAAAGCTCCAAAGGTTGACAGCAATGCGCTTAAACAAACATTTGCCTTCTCCGTGGCTACCACTGCACTCTTTTTGAGGTTCCCTCTGCTGCCTACAATGGTGATTCAGCTCAGGCACTTACAGACTCGTATGTCGGTGGGGCTGCCGGAATTGGTGGTGGATGGATGTTAGTGAAAGGCTGGTAGGTCCCCACTGGTAGGCCACTGAAGTTCTCCTGTACAGAGAGATTACAGTCATGCACCAGACTACTCACATGGGAGAGTGACCATGGGACACAATACACCTACAGCTGCTGTGGGAGTCAGAGAAAGTAGCAGTCTAAGACAAATGCGGGCAAGTATCCAACCTGATATAGTTTATACTTAATGCTCGAGAATCTTCTCCGAGTAAGTCAGATGTAGTCACCTGGAGCAACCACAGCCATCTAACAGGACTGTGGGTTATTCTAAAGCAGCAGCATAACTAAACACTTCATCTTTCAAAGCATCAGAAATACCAGGACAAAAAGGGTAATACCCTACCCTAAGCACACctgagccatttctcccaagtGCAGTATTACAAACCAGGAAGGAGGTCTTTGGCTCACTCGAGGCTTTGTGTTACCCTTACTCATAACACAACAGTGCCTCAAAGACCTAGACTTGGCACAAGTCCTCAGTGTATTTATGCCTGGGCTTTCAGCCTGCAGATGATACTTGGCCCAGATTTTCCACAAAAAACACTGCAGCATTACTGGGACCATATTAAGACTCCAAGCCACCCCACTGTTCTGCCACTCTCCAGTCTACACGGATATCCTGTAAATGACTGAATTCAGAGAACGGCGCTCTTTTCAGCTCCACCCTCACAACAAATCATCGCCAAGAGCCATTGGCACGGTCCCCTCCCCTTGCAGGTCTGAAGGTAGGgcacttctgcatttttctgtgctgttcccACCCCACAAAACTCACCTGATTTCCTTGACTGAATCTTGGCACACTACCAGCCTACCAACTTCAAAGTGCAGCTCCAACCCCTGGTCAAAAGCCTGACAGTCAGAAGACTGCCTCAGGAGTTAAGTCTGGACTCCTCTGTTCCCTGAAGGCAAAGAGGGCTGGCTGGAGAACAGGGGTAGGAACCTTCACAGTCACGAAGCAACATGAAGCTTTAGCCAACAATTTCCATCCCATGCAGTCTCACAGCAACACAATGGCCTTCTGACACATCAAGCTATCAGGTGCAGACACTTCCCAATCAGCAGGCACATGGCTAAGCACCACAATTGGAGTCTTCCACAGAAAAAGGGAATGCTCAAAGCAAAGGCACTTACCGGTCCCTTTGGAGGTGGATAGGAGAAGGGCGGATGTGGTGTTGGCATGGGCACAGGCATCATCACCGGCATGGGCACTATTCCATCATGACCCATCAGCGGGGCTGTAAATCCAccgcctcctccccctccatGGCCACCCTTCTTCACATCATCTGTGAATCCCACATCAATCAGATCTGCCTCTCCACCTGGAGGAGCTTCAGCCTGGAGTGGGTGGAAGAATTCTGCTCACCAACACATCTCTATTCTGATCACAGCCCTCTGAACAGCAGTAGATGCAGTATTTGTCACTGGACaacacagacacaaacacacagcagcTACACAGTGATACTAATGGCAATCAGAAAGGGAACCAGACTACAGCATGACTAACTACAGCCACATGCCATAGGGctgtgggaaggagcagggatCATGCTGTGCTAGTGCTGTCTAGAAGATACCAAAGCACAATTACCACCGAGTTCGCCGCAATGCCACAGCCCTGTGCTCTGAAAGCCTGCACAGCACTAATGGGACATTTCAGCGATTGGAACACAGAAGGGAGCTCCAGACTTGCAGGTGCCTCACTCACCATCACCACTGAGTCAGGCTCATAGGGCACATTGTAGTTCTTGGCAATCTCAATGAGGTATCTCTCCACCAAAATCTTGGGCGGCGCCTCCACGCTCAGCTTGTGCATCAGCTGGAACACAGGGGTGCAGAGACACTCAGCGGGACCGGGGCAGCGCAGCACAGCGcagctctatcccagccaggGCCAGCCTGCTGCGGGGAGCACAGTGCAGCCCTGGGGAGGCCCTTCCTCCCAGTacagcactgctgcagaggaggctgctggcagccacAGGCCAGGGCTCCACGtgctctgctcttctccatCCACAGCCTGCACAGCAGGGCCCCACCTGCCAGGGACCTCAGCACTACACTCCCAtgctccagtgcaggcaggcccccagcagcacagctggccCACCCTACTCTGCAGTGAGCCAGAGGCATCATCCACTGGCCACAGGAAAAAGGGGCAGAAAGCCACAGCAAGCATGTCTGTTTGCCAGCTCCAGCTGGCTGCAGGTGTTCCACCAGTTTATTACCCTGTCATTGACTGTCCCGATCTGGTTTGTCCGGCACAGCTTCCCATACTCCTTGCTGTACTTAGCACACAGCTGGTCAGCaacctgcagcaggagagaaactCTGGGAACATGCATACCCTTGCTTTCCCCCAACCACACACTGCACATCTGCTGTAGCCCCTACAGCTGtctgcctccctcccgccccccagATCACCCTCATTTCTGCCACCGAGTGCCCCAGCTGCACAGCCTTAGCCATCCCTGATGCTCCAGGGACATCTATACTGGGGTCTCCATCTGCAGAGCCCATAAAAACATGTCCTCTGCCTTAATGACACAGAGTCCCAGACAAAGGCTTCCACGAGCTTCTGGCAGCATCACTCCCACCCTGCAGGCCTAACACCCCTCAAACAACCCCACTCACAATCTTCAACTCAGCCACTTCTGACTGGAGTCGTGGTGCAGCCCAAATCAGCGTAGATACTGCTTCTGCCAGGCCAGAGTCCAGCTCCCTaaggagaacagaaaacaatCCTATCTGCACACCGAGCACCTAGTCTTTGCTGCCCTCAACCTGCTCAGCCTGAAAGTCCCCATCCTCCATGTTGGGTTCCAGAGTCTTCCCTgcctggggaagaaaaggtcTCTGGAGGTCCTAGGACACCGAGACAAACAGGTGCCCTTCTGCATCCCAGGCCTGCCCCCAGCAGTACCCCTCCCTGAGCCCAGGGGGCCTGGACCCTCTCCCACAGCACACCCTCTAGGCCAGAGCTTACTTCATTGACTGAATCAAGCCAAAGCGGGCTAGCAGCAGATCGCAGTACAGCTCCAGGATCTCCATGGCCTCCACAAGGTAATCTTCACGGATGATGTGCTCCACACGA from Pelecanus crispus isolate bPelCri1 chromosome 8, bPelCri1.pri, whole genome shotgun sequence encodes the following:
- the IST1 gene encoding IST1 homolog isoform X2 — protein: MHKLSVEAPPKILVERYLIEIAKNYNVPYEPDSVVMAEAPPGGEADLIDVGFTDDVKKGGHGGGGGGGFTAPLMGHDGIVPMPVMMPVPMPTPHPPFSYPPPKGPENFSGLPVGTYQPFTNIHPPPIPAAPPTYESIDEPNADKDASAPVAGPGPKSEPSPKPRAGPPNTFDNFVLPELPSVPDTLPTASAGANSSASEDIDFDDLSRRFEELKKKT
- the IST1 gene encoding IST1 homolog isoform X1, with amino-acid sequence MLGSGFKAERLRVNLRLVINRLKLLEKKKTELAQKARKEIADYLAAGKDERARIRVEHIIREDYLVEAMEILELYCDLLLARFGLIQSMKELDSGLAEAVSTLIWAAPRLQSEVAELKIVADQLCAKYSKEYGKLCRTNQIGTVNDRLMHKLSVEAPPKILVERYLIEIAKNYNVPYEPDSVVMAEAPPGGEADLIDVGFTDDVKKGGHGGGGGGGFTAPLMGHDGIVPMPVMMPVPMPTPHPPFSYPPPKGPENFSGLPVGTYQPFTNIHPPPIPAAPPTYESIDEPNADKDASAPVAGPGPKSEPSPKPRAGPPNTFDNFVLPELPSVPDTLPTASAGANSSASEDIDFDDLSRRFEELKKKT